The following is a genomic window from Neodiprion lecontei isolate iyNeoLeco1 chromosome 4, iyNeoLeco1.1, whole genome shotgun sequence.
GTACATAATATAATCACTCGGCGAGCTTCTccgaaaatttgtgaaaaaaatatatatatgtataataatatatgaagTTTAAATACCTACATACTactatattatgtatatagtATGATACAAAATATTCAGATTCGATCGTCCTCATCAGGTAATACGATATCAGAAATCCACCTGCACGAGCCAGCGTTACCGTCGTCGtagttataataattaatcccAAACATCGAATCTCAGTCGTCAAAATCGTGCCTCAGCTTGATGTAGAGACAGGAACCAAGGATGATACCGAACAACTCGAGGACCGAAAGGCCAAGACCAACGGCACCTAAAATGATCAGGTGATCCTTCGTCGTCTCGAGGAATTTGTATATGCAACCCTGTAAAAgaacatatgtatacattatataatgTGCAGCAGGTGAAAATATGGAGAAAGAAATATGATAAAGAGATAAATAATTCTTACCGTGTACTGTATGTTGGACGGATGGTCTCTGCGACCGCACAAAAGAGACGGGGTCTTGCAACAACTGTCCGGTACGAGGCTTCGATTCGAAATCACCTCCTTATCTTTTCTCCACTCGCTGTACAGCCAATCTTCGAATCTCATCGCTCCGCAGCATTTGAACTGCATGATATATCGGGTTATTTCGTGGAGATGTCAGATGAGCAAATTATCGTAGGACAAATGCacctgcatttatgcaataggtaaaaataaacaatgacAACCGGTCACGTGTACATTCAGTTGCCGAAACGCAGGCGGATTTCGGACAGATGTACCCTGATTGCATAAATGCAGACggatttttcgaattacaTGTGTCGATAAATTGTGAAGTGAAACAAAACTGTTGAACTGTATTCCAACATAAAACTATAATTACACGAAAATTGAATAAGTaacacaaaaaaatgaaacaaattctCGACAGTTAGAAAAATAGTTGTGTGTGGTGaggacgatgacgacgacgacgacgacgactagGGAAAGCTGTGTATGAACGAATGgatgaataatttatcgtcAACCTCTGCTGTGCATTATTGTACACGGATAAAAAGTCGCGCAGAGCTAATCGGTGAAGTAGAACGGCTATTCACCTCCTTCTGCATTGCGTCAATGGCGGCGGTTTCCCTGGATCTTATGGAATACGTTTCGAGGAAGGTGCGATTCAGGTTCATCCTCATCTCCGGATCGACTTGCTCCTCGTAGAGTCGCGATATGGCTCCAACACCGGCTTCCAGCACCAGCACGGCCATCACAACGAATATATACTGCAGCaaaaaagcaaagaaacaGGATATGTTACTCTCATCTTCAAATATATAATCTTCGCCAAAAATTGCCGATAAACAATCGGTTTTCTATCAGTGATTTTACAGACGGTCAATTATTAACCAAATAcctaaaaaattaaaaaattaaaatagctTGTAATTGTGCAATAGAAAACAAAGAAGATGAATTAAACTGTAGTACCAAGATCGGCGTTTAGATTACAAGATATTATACACGTGGAAGACAGAGgagtaaaataagaaaaacgagaGAGGGGATCACTCGTTCCGTTCTCCTTTCCGCGGCTGTAATCTTGTTGTTGCCCATTACCGATGCCCTTATAGGCAGAACAAGCAGAAGTAGAAGAAGGTGCATTACGTATAGGAGTTCCTGGCCCAGAGGATGATGATCGGGATCGAGCTTGCATCGAGTAAAATCGTCGCTGCGTGTATGCATGGATGTGTTTTGGGTCCGATCCcacgcgtatacgtataataccgTTGTGTGTATATGCGTTAAATGCGCAGACTTgttgagaaaaagagagagagggagagagagagagaaagtaaaaaagaagagTTAGGGACCCAAAGACGCGTCCGACTCGCGATTGCGGCCCTTTTATGGTGAAAATTAACCGCCGCGCACAATTTTTCGTATGGATACATACgtgcatgtatataaatataggtAAATCATATATAAGTcattccacgccaactcgACCAAGGACTGACCCTCGACCTCTTCGATATGGTCcacgattttttataatattgttCCAACTCCAAAAAGCACcctcaattattttcaaatgttttcgAGTAAAGTTTTACTTATAAGTTTTGAAAACCAACATATCATTgaatgtaatttaaaaatgtgaaaaaatacttAAAAACTCTGGATTAAGCAGCAACCAACAACAGACTGACTatacgtttaatttttttgaatttattttctttcaaaagcTAAAAAAAAGTCTCTCTAAGTCTAAACTTCCAAATCCTGATATCTGACACTAgattttggagaattttttcagaattttaaattacGTCCAAAGACgtgttcattttcaaaaatcgcaattaaaacaaaatactcaaagaaaaatgtgaaaataattgagaGTGCTTTTTAGAGTTGGAACATTACTAAAAACCGCAGACCAAATCCAAGAGGTCAAGGGTTAGATTCTGGTCGAGCTGGTGCACAATGATACATATGGATATACATGAATGATGAAAACAATTCAGGAAACTTGATGTTCAAGAATTTCCATCAATTGGAAGGAAAACAAACACaagaaatgtataaaatgaacAGAAAACCCTTCGTGCAGAGGGTATAATTAATTGTTGAATGTTGTAATCACAAATTTCCTTAGTACATTATGTGTATTtctacacatatttttttcagattcaaaCCGAAATCTTTCAAAGTTCAACTGAACTCTCTTATAATTTCTCTGCGTgacaccaaaaaatttcaaagaaaaacaGAGAGTTCTGGAGCACAAACGCTAAGCAATGTATATCAGATTACAGGCATATACTCTGCTGCCCTGGAATTGGTTGTATAAGCATACGATTTGaagtataataatactagTAGAATAATCGCGTTTCGTACATTGGAATCGCGTATATATGCCTCTACGTACAGCTATAAGCACATACAAATAATACACCGGtattgtttttcatcattgAGCAACGTGGATAATGGTGTTTGTAACGGTGGTTGGTTTAAATCCCGATACGTATGTATAGGAATGTTCACACTGTATAATGTGCCCGTCAGCAGGCATAATGGAGTCCCTTGTTTCGTTTACCAggtgctttttatttttttttatacaggtTTAATATAACCCCATAAGCTGCtgctgactgactgactgactgactgagtGATTGTGAAGAGTCGACCTTCGGCCTTGGCCTGATGATCGCTTTTCATTAATTTGGGTCCCTTCATAAATATGCCTACTAGCGAGGGTTTAATTTTAGGTTCTTATTATTGTTCTCCTTTCTccttttgtatttttacagTTTGATTATAATCGTTGTGTACACGTTCGTACCTGTGCTAAAGAAAAATCTTACGTCAATATAACATATAACAAAGGAATATTGCAGGGTataagaaaatagaaaaaaaaaaaaaaactagtagAACGATCaaaaacgtgataaaaattgcaaattataactGATCCTGGACGAAGTTCAAGGGGCGGAGGGTCAAAAAGTTTTCACCGTTATTATTATGCTATGCGATCAGATATGCGACCGCGTTGCACTTACCACAATGAGGATGCATCTGTTTTCCGATGTAACGCCGCCGCATCCGAGCCAGCTAGCAATAATGGCCAAACCACCGGCAGCGATCAGAGCGTAGGCCAATATTGGATAAGTGGATGTAGAGAGTAGAGATATGTAGCTGTGCTTCGATACGACGGTCCAAATGCCGATGCCTCCAACCGCGATGCCGGAAAGCTGGAAAATGGAAACGACGAAAACGATTCGTTTG
Proteins encoded in this region:
- the LOC107216852 gene encoding CD151 antigen; translation: MVKGAERLPGTSSRIRTRDDGCCSVNFLKCVLHIYNVVLFLSGIAVGGIGIWTVVSKHSYISLLSTSTYPILAYALIAAGGLAIIASWLGCGGVTSENRCILIVYIFVVMAVLVLEAGVGAISRLYEEQVDPEMRMNLNRTFLETYSIRSRETAAIDAMQKEFKCCGAMRFEDWLYSEWRKDKEVISNRSLVPDSCCKTPSLLCGRRDHPSNIQYTGCIYKFLETTKDHLIILGAVGLGLSVLELFGIILGSCLYIKLRHDFDD